The DNA window CCCTTTGCCCCCTGCGGGTGAGGCAGAGCCGACGGCCGAGCAAGAAGCGGTTGCGCAGGAGACGTTGGCCGTTGCCATGCCTGTGACTGCCACGGGCGCCAGCCACCTGATTCGGCGCCTGGCGCTTGGGCTGCTGGTCATCATCGTGCTGATCAACCTGCCGCTCAACCGGCATGGCGCCAGCCTGGCGCGCGCCCTGCCGGGCAGCGCCGCGTTAGTCATTCGCGACGGCCTGGTGGTCAAAGAGGCAGACAAGGATACCATCTACGTCTTTCGCGACGAGCAGTTCCACTGGATCAGCAGCCTGGATGCGTTCGAGCACTTCAGCTACCGCTGGCAGCAGGTGCATGTCGTCGAGCCGGGCTTCATGGCCGGCTTCGAGCTGGGCGCGCCGATTCACGTCCTCCTGAAGTGCCAGGAAAGCCCGCACATCTACCGGCTGGAAAACGACCGCAAGCGCTGGATCGTGGACATCGCCAGCTTCGAGGCCGAGGGACACGTCTGGGACGACGTGCGCTTCGTGGCCTGCGACTACCTGCGCAACATCCCCGACGGCGAGACCATCCCACCGGGGCGCGGGCCGGCGCCACAGCCGTGAGGATGCCACCGCGGTTGAGTGCCCGCCCACAATTCGAGCGCGCGACTTCTGCCCTTCTGCAAATGGCGTGTATAATAATCACAACTCGGACCCCGGCATGAGGGCAGCCAGAGCCTTGCCAGGCGTTCAAAGGAGCCAAAACCATGTACACCCGTTTCGAAATCGTCAATTTCCGGGGGTTCGATCATCTGATGCTCGATCCGCTGGCGCGCGTAAATCTGATTGCCGGCAAGAACAACGTTGGCAAGACCGCGCTATTGGAGGCCCTTTTCCTGCACATCGGCGCGCACAATCCTGAACTGCCGTTGCGCGTCAACGCCATCCGCGGCATCGAACGTTTCCCGCTCCAACCGGATGAGGTGTGGGGTTGGTTTTTCTATGACAAACGCACAGATCGGTCCATCCAGATTTGCAGCCTGGACGATCAAGGATTGAACCGCAGTCTGGCGATGAGACTTGCGCCATCCGAGACCGTGACCCAGGCCGGTAACGGCAACGGCAGCCGCAGCCGGCCGACCGGCTTCATCACCACCGATGTCTCCACAAGACCTGGTGCTGGAATATGCGGATTCGCGCGGCCATCAGGCCGAAGCGCGGGTCATGTTCACGGCCGACGGCGAGATCAAGACCCGCCGTAGCGGCAGCGTCTCGGCCGCGCTGGGCATCTATCTCGGCGCGGCGGCGCGCTTCACTGGCGAAGACGCCGAGCGTTTCAGCAATATCGAGCGCATAGGCCGGACCGATGGCCTGGTTTCTGCGTTGCGGCTGCTGGAGCCGCGCCTGACGCGCCTGACGGTTCTGGTCACAGCGGGCGCGCCGATGATTCACGGCGGGATCGGCCTACGAGAGCTGATGCCGCTGCCGGTCATGGGACAAGGCATGGTGCATCTGTGCGCCATCCTGCTCGCCATCGCCAATGCGCCCGGCGGAACCCTCTTGATTGATGAGATCGAGAACGGTTTGCATCACGCGGCGTTGCCGCAAGTATTCCAGGCGATCGGTGAAGCGGCGCGCGCTTACGATGTTCAACTATTCGCCACCACCCACAGCTGGGAAACGATCCGGGCGGCCCACACCGCCTTTTCTGCCGGCCCGATCTATGATTTGCAACTGTGCAGGTTGGAGCGCACCCGCGAGACCATCAAGCCGGCGATCTACGATCAGGAGGCGTTGGAAGCCGCGCTCAAGTATGACCTGGAGGTTCGCTGATGTTGCCACAACCCCTGACAGCGCTCAAGCAACTGCTTGTCGAGGGCGCGGACGCATCGCGTTTCTTCCAGTCGTTCTCCGCGGCGTTGGCTCTGTCCAGCCTGCAAATCCACAACTTCGGCGGCAATAGCGAGTTGCCTGGGTTCCTCAAAGCCCTGGCGCTCATGCCTGGATTCGACGAGATCGCGTCCCTGGCCATTATCCGCGATGCCGAGGTGGATCCCCAGGCCGCCTTCCAGAGCGTCTGCGCAGCTCTGCGAAGGGCTGGCCTGGCTGCGCCAGCCCAGAGCGGCATCTTCTCCAGCGGCCGGCTGCAAGTGGGTGTGTTCATCCTCCCCGATTCATCATCCGCGGGGATGCTGGAATCCATCTGCCTGCGCGCAGTCGCGGCGGACCCGGCCTATGCCTGCATCGAACCGTATTTTGCGTGTTTGGATCGCGCAGGTGTGCCGCGGCCGGCCAACATGGAGAAGGCGCAGCTTCAGGTATTTCTGGCATCCCGTCACAGGCCCGGCCTGCGCATCGGAGAGGCCGCCGCGGCCGGCGTGTGGCCGTGGCAATCCACGGTCTTCGACGCGTTGCGCCGCTTTTTGCAGGAAGCGGGAACACCATGAGCCAGGTTGTCATCGAGAATCCCGCTATCAACTCGCCCTTTGCTGAGCCAACGGCAAACCTATCAACTTGCTACTGAAGAGCGACTATCACATCCTGGCGAGCCTGGTAGCCAGAGAAGAACTGGATGCTGAGATTGGTGAGAAGCTTGATGCAATTGCGGATGTGGCCGCGAGGGCAAAGCCACGAACTGAACGAGAAGCGTAAACCTGGGGAGCAACGACTATGCCGATGGAGAATCCACCGCATCCGGGTGAGATCATTCGCGACCTGTATCTTGAACCGCTCGCGCTGACTGTGACGCAGGCCGCGGCTGGGCTGGGCGTCACGCGCAAAACGTTTTCTCTCCTGCTGAATGGTCATGCCGGCATTTCGCCTGAGATGGCTGTGCGCCTGTCGAAGGCTTTCGGGCGCACGCCGGAAAGCTGGCTGCAACTGCAGATGCAGTACGATCTGGCCCAGGTCAACCAACGGGTGAACCTTGCGCAGATCAAGTCATTTGTGGTGAGCACAGACGCCGTTGTTGCCGTCGGTGGTTGACGTGAAGATGTGAGTCAGGCAGATAGACTCCCTTAACGCCTGTCTTGTTGCAGGTGTGAGCGGTGAAAAAATGCGGTGCGTATTCTGAATTGCTGCCTGGCGGGACTCCCCTTTGGCGAAAGCGCCGGCGTGTGGTAGACTTGCGGCAGGGTTGCGGGCCGGACGGGGTGTCCGCCGCAATCATGATTCTGACCATCTTTCGTGGCTTTTCATGCACTGGATCAAACTCAAGACGTTCTGGCGACCCTTGCTGGGCCTGGCCGCGGCGGCGCTGCTCAGCACGGGCTGCATTTCTCTCTTTCGTCCCCTGCTCGCTAACGTCAGCGTCGAACCGGCGCTGATCTCCCCCAACGCGGACGGCAGCGACGACGTCACTCGCATCCGCTATACCCTGGGCCGCAATGCGGATCTCTCCATCACCTTCACCGATGCCGCGGGCCAGGCCTTTGCCTTCCGCGAACGGCGCCCGCGCTCACCCGGCGAATACGAGGTGCTGTGGGGCGGCGTGGTCAATCAACTGCGCGTGCTTGATGGCGCGGCCGGCCGCCAGGCGGTTGACAGTTGGGTGCTGCCCGATGGCGCTTACACCTGGGCCATCACCGCGGCGGAGGCCAACGGCAGCAGTCAGCAGATCACCGGCACGATCACCCTGCAGGGCGGCGACACCGAGCTGCCCCTGCTCAACAATTTCATGGTCGTACCGCAGGAGTTTCGCCCCAACCAGGATGGCCTGCGCGATGACTGGGTTTCCATCTCCTACTACCTGACCAAACCAGCCGATGCCGTCAACGTCTACCTGGTGAACCCGGCGCAGCCAGACGTGAAGTATTACCTGCCTGAGAGCGAGCGCGTCATCAAGCCGGGCGAGATGGGGTATCACGAATATCGCTACGAGGGCGGGGTGGACAAGGGCGCGGAACCGCCGCCCGACGGCGCCTACACCATCGTGGGTGAGGCGCGTGACCTGGCCGGCAACCATGTGGTCGTCTCCTCTACCCTCACCATCCAGGAAGGGGGCAAGCCGCGCGCCGACATCCTGCAAGGCGAGATCGAATGGCAGAACGAGGTCAACCGGGTGGTGGGCGTGCCGCTGGGGTCCACGCTCTGCTTCACGGCCACGGTGGCGAACCAGGGCACGGTGCCCATCCGCACGGCTGGCCCCTGGCCCGGACAGACCTATCGCTTCAGCCAGAACTACAACACCCTCGCGATCGCTAACAACGATAAATCATGGCATCAGCAGGCCGGCGCCTGGCGCTTTGGCGTCAACTTTGACACCACCGGGGTTGATTTCCCCTTCCGTTGGGCCATTGGCCGGCCGCAGGACCTGGAACGGCGCGTGATTGACGGCACGGAGCAGTACTATCTGCTGCCCGGTCAGCGCGGGCAGGTCAGCGGCTGTATCGAGTTCGATGAGGCGCCGCCGTCCGCCACCAATTTCTGGTGGGGCGGGCTGATTCACGAGTTCGTCGCGGTGGCCAACAACTACGTGGACCGCATCAGCGTCGAGGTGGGGCAGCCGTGATGCCAAATTGCACCGGCCGCCTGGCCGCCGCGCCGGGGCTGCGCGGCCATGTCTGATTCACGCCCCGGCCTGCGCCTGGCGATCATCATCGTCAACTGGAACGTGCGCCAGCTGCTGGCCGGCTGCCTGACCGCCATCGCCGCCAGTCAACGGCCGCCGGGGCAGAGCTGGGAGGTGTGGGTGGTGGACAACGCCTCGGCCGATGGCAGCGCGGACATGGTGGCGAGCGAGTTTCCCTGGGCACACCTGCTGCGCAGCGCCGAAAACCTGGGTTTTGCACGCGGCAACAACGCGGCCCTGCGCCAGATCGGCTTCGATGCGGCTTTCACCCCGCCTGCGGCCGACGCACTGCCCGATTTCGTGCTCCTGCTCAACCCCGACACGGCCGTCTCGCCGACGGCCGTGTCCGCGATGGTGCAGTTCCTGGCCGATCACCCGAACGCGGGCGGCTGCGGCGCGCAACTGGCCTACGATGATGGTCGTTTTCAACATGGCGCCTTTCGCTTTCCTGACCTCTGGCAGCTCTTCTTCGATTTTTTCCCCCTGCACGGCCGCCTGCTGGCGTCGCGCCTGAACGGCCGCTATCCCCGCGCCTGGTACGCGGCCGGCCAGCCCTTCCCGATTGACGCGGCCCTGGGCGCGGCGCTGATGGTGGCCGGGCAGGCGATCGAGGCCGTGGGGCTGCTGGACGAGCGCTACTTCATGTACTGCGAGGAGATTGACTGGTGCTGGCGTCTGCACGACGCGGGTTGGCCGCTGTGGTGCGTGCCCGCGGCGCGCGTCATCCATTTCGAGGGTCAGAGCACGCGCCAGTTCCGGGGCGAGATGATCGTGGCGCTCTGGCGCAGCCGCTTGCGCCTGTATGCTATCCGCTATAGCCCCCTGCGGCGCCGCGTGGCGCGGGCCATCGTGCGCGTCGGCATGACGCTGGAGAGCCGCCGCGCCCGGCAGCAGTCGGCGCGTGGCACACTGACCGCCGCCGAACTCGCGCTACGCCTGGACGCCTACGGCCGCGTCGCGGCCCTGGCGCGCAGCTAATCCTGCAATTCGTCATGCGATTTGCGCCCTGGCGCCCTGGCGGCTTTGCGTTAGAAATTCAACGCAAGGGTGCAATGCCGGTTGGCGCCGGGCGCCTGAGCAGTTGCCGTAATTCTTTCACGGAGAACACCGTTACTTATGACACCATCTCTGACCGTGGTCATCCTGACCAAGAATGAGGCCCGCCATATCACCGACTGCATCGCCAGCGCGGCCTGGGCCGACCGCGTGGTGGTTTCAGACTCGTTCAGCGATGATGGCACGCCCGCACTGGCACAGGCCGCGGGCGCGCAGGTCATGCAGCGGCCGTTCGAGGGCTGGGCGCGGCAGCGCAACCATGCCCTGGACGCGGTGGAGGCCGATTGGATTTTCTTCCTGGATGCGGATGAGCGTATCACGCCGGAGCTGGCGACGGAACTGCGCGCGGTGATTCAGCGCAGCGAGGTGGGATGGTGGGCGCCGCGTCACAACTTCATCGTGGGCAAGCGCATGGGCCATGCCGGTTGGTACCCTGATTATCAACTGCGCCTATTGAAGCGCGGGGCCGCACGCTACGACCTGTCAAGGCCGGTGCATGAAGTGGTAGAACTGGACGGCGCCGAAGGACATCTGCGCCATCATCTGCTGCACTACAACTACGATTCATGGGCGCAGTTTCACGCCAAGCAGGCGCGCTACGCCGCGTATGAGGCGGGCATCCTCAAACAACGCGGCCTGCGTCCCCGTTTTCACAACTACATTTTGCAGCCCCTGCGCGAGTTCCGCCGCCGCTACATCACCCTGTCCGGCTGGCGTGACGGCTGGCACGGACTGCGCCTCAGCGCGCTGATGGCGTACTACACCTATGTGACGTATGTGGACCTGGCAAAGCTCTGGCGCACGTCCGCCGCGCAGCAGTAGGGCTGTGCCTGCGGCGCATGGGGGTGCATACTCCACGAGAGCGGCCATGAATAGTGGCCCGGCGTCACCGCCGGGCCACTGGGTTGATCCGATGCTAACTCTTCGCCGCCAGGCCGAGGCGTCGGAGGATTTGCGGCATCCCCTGGTCAATGAGTTGGGTAAGCTCCTGCGCGCACCGTTCATACTCGGGTAACGGCTGCCCATAAGGGTCCTTGACATCATGGTGTTGCCCGCTCATTTCGGTGAGCAGGTAGACCTTTCCCAGGTGCTGGGGTGTCGTGTAGAAGATCGAGCGCCGGTGCGCCTCCTCCATCACCAGCACAATGTCCGCGGTCTTGACGTCGGCGATTTCCAGGGAATGCGCCACATGATCGCCAATGTCAATCCCGCGCTGGGCCAACGTCGTTACCGCGTTGGCGCTGGCCGGCTGGCCCACCAACGCGTAGACGCCCGCAGACGCCACGCTGACCTGGTCGGCCAGCCCAAGTTCTTGCAAACGGTGGCGCAGCAGGCCGGTCGCCATCGGTGAGCGGCAGACATTGCCGGTGCATACAAAAAGGACTCGCTTCACAGTTCAGGCCATCTCCGGCTGCAAGAGACCAAAGTCGCCATCCGCGCGGCGGTAGATGACGTTGACGCGGTTGTCATCCACATTGAAGAAGACAAAGAAATCGTGCCCCAGCAGTTCCATCTGCTCGGCGGCCTCTTCGGGGCCCATCGGGCTGATCGGGAAACGCTTGGTGCGCACGATCCTGCCGGACGTGACGCCTTCTTCGGCCGCCATGGACTCCATCTCCTCGGCCGCGCTCTGCATCTGCTCGGCGCGCTCCAATTCACGCCCGCGCCCGCGCTGGCGCTTGTCCTTGTAGCGCTTGACCTGGCGGTTGATCTTGTCCACCACGGCGTCAATGGACGCGAACATATCGTCGCTTTTCTCTTCCGCGCGCAGGATGGAGCCATTGCTGCGCAACGTGACCTGGGCCACCTGACGATCCCCGGCCCGTCTCGAATTCTGCGTGGTCAACTCCACGCGGGCTTCCTGGATGTCGGGCAGGTAGCGATCCAGGCGGCCCACCTTCTTCTCAACGTACTGCTGCAGCCAGTCGGTTATTTCAACATTCTTGCCAGTGATGTGCAGTTCCATTTCTGCCTCTCTTTCGTATGACACCCTGTCAGGGTGTGAAATTGGCCCTGAGACTGTTTCTCAAGGCGAGGGTTGATCGTCCAGCAAGGCATGGGCCGGTGTGTGCGACGACCAACGTGCGCGCGCCAGGGTGAAGGCCCACACCTGTTGGGCGCCGGCTGCGACCAGGGCCGCGGCGCACGCGCCCAGGGTCGAACCGGTGGTACAAACATCGTCAATGAGCACGAAGCGGCGGCCAGGCGCCAGGTTGGCCTGCTCCGGGCGGATGCCAAAGGCGTCGGCGACATTTTCCCGGCGTGCCTGGGCCTGCAAGGTGACCTGCGGCGTGGTTTGGCGTGTGCGCACCAGCAGGCTGCCGTCTACCGGCACCCCCACGGCCGGCCCAATGACCGCGGCCAGCAGTTGCGATTGGTTGTAGCCGCGCTCGCGTTCACGCGCGGGGTGCAGAGGCACCGGCACGATGGCGTCTGGCGGCTGTGGCAAATGGCGCCAACTGGGCAGCATCAGTTCGGCCAGGGGCCGCGCCAGGTCGCGCGCCTGTTTGTACTTCAGCGCGTGGATGGCAGGGCGGACCGGGCCTTCGAACAAGAGCGCGGCGCGGATGCCGCTCAACGCTGGGGTTTGCTGCGCACACGACGCGCACGACCGCCCGTTGATTCCAGGCTGGCCGCAGCGCTCGCACCAGGGCGGGGCCAGGCGCGTCACCGTCCTGCGGCACGCCAAACAGAGGCGACCGCCGGGCTGCCCGCGCTGCTCGCAACTGACACAGCGCGGCGGAAAGAGCATGTCCAGCAAAGTTTGCGACAGCGACGCCCAGGAAAACCCGCGCGGCGACGCGCCGTCGTTGGTCGTCGGCTGGGGGAGGATCATGCCAGGGATTTGGTGTTGACGGTTCGACATAAGCCGGGCCACTCGTCATCGCATCGGATAGGAATGAGAATCAAATAAGTGTCCGCTTTGGTGCTGTCTGAATGCTCAGAATTTGTTCGGAACTGGACAGTCAAAAAATTCTCATTCCATAGGACATGGCGCTTGGGGTTCGCAAAAGCATCAACTGTCACCTCGCAGCCGCGAAAACGCTGCGAGACACGAGAGTCAGTGTCATGCGAACCCTGATTACTGCGTTGGAAAAAGGCTCTGCCAGGCCGTGATGATCCAGACTCGCAGGTCATCACCCATGATCAGCAGAATAGCCAGGACGACGACCGCGATGAGAATCAGAATCAGCGCGAATTCGGCGAAGCTTTGCCCTTCATCATGCCCTTCATCATGGCGCCGTTGATCGCGCGGCCCGCGGGCGAGCCTGTGCTCGTGCATTTACTTACTCCGGCGTCGCCCGAGGCAACGCACAATGTGTCTGCTGCGCGGGAGTTCAGGCATCGGCTGTTGTATCTTGCAGGCGTACCCACCCGCGTCGCAGAGCCAACACCGCAGCCTGCGTGCGGTCATTAACCGCCAGCTTGCGCAGGATCGAGCTCATATGATTCTTCACCGTCTGGCGGCTGATGCCCAGCTCGCGCGCAATTTCCTTGTTGCTGGCGCCGCGCGTGATGTATTGCAGGATTTCCATCTCCCGCGGTGAAAGGGGCACGAACATCTCATCGGCCGATTCGCCAAACACGGCCAACTCCTCGAAGTGCTTGCGGATCCATTGCGCCACCTGCGGGCGTCCCATGATGATATCTTCGATGACGAAGTTGCCGGCCGCTGCCGCCCGAACGGCGGTCACAAGCTCGGAGGGCATGACATCTTTGGGGAAATAGGCGGCCGCGCCGGCGCGCAGCGCATGGAACAACTGCTCATCATCGTGATAGGCGGTCAGGACAATCACGGCAATGGTTTCATTGTTTGTCTTGATCAGGCGTGTGGCCTGCAAGCCATTGAGGGACGGCAGGTTGATGTCCATCAAGATCACATCCGGCTTCAACTGCGGTGCTTTGTCCACCGCCACCTGCCCGTCGGCGATCTCGCCCACCACCGTGAAGTCAGGTTCCAGCTCCAGTACGCGCCGCAACCCCTGTCCAAAGAGTGGATGATCCTCGACAATCAAGATCCGAATCGTTCTTTTCTCAGCCATTGGCATTTCTCCTTGATCTGTTGGCCGCGGTGCGCTGCGTGCAACCAACGGCGCGACTGGTAGGGGCAGTCGCTCTGAACATTCGCAGACATGCAATCATGACACATCGGTGGGGACGCGCAGGGTCAACGTGGTGCCCTGGCCGGGCGCGCTGGTGATCTGCAGACGCGCCTGCAGGAGTTCGGCCCATTCCTGCATATCTATCAAACCGCTGGCATCCACCAAGTCTTCCGGTGCGAAACCGCGCCCGTGGTCGCTGATCTGAATGATCCAGTAGCGATCCAGACTGCTCAACGCCAGCAGGGCATGGCCGGTGCGCGCGTGGCGTGCCACATTGCGCAGCCCTTCCTGGATGATGCGAAAAATCGCTAACTCGACGGTGACCGGCAAGCGCGGTAGGCTGACGGCGCTGTTGATGGACACACGGATGCCATAGTGATCAGAAAAGCGCTGGGCATAGCGCGTCAGGGTCGCAGCCAGCCCCAGTTCCTGCAGCAGCGGCGGCGTCTGCAAATCACTCAGCAGCCA is part of the Candidatus Amarolinea dominans genome and encodes:
- a CDS encoding AAA family ATPase; protein product: MYTRFEIVNFRGFDHLMLDPLARVNLIAGKNNVGKTALLEALFLHIGAHNPELPLRVNAIRGIERFPLQPDEVWGWFFYDKRTDRSIQICSLDDQGLNRSLAMRLAPSETVTQAGNGNGSRSRPTGFITTDVSTRPGAGICGFARPSGRSAGHVHGRRRDQDPP
- a CDS encoding ATP-binding protein gives rise to the protein MFTADGEIKTRRSGSVSAALGIYLGAAARFTGEDAERFSNIERIGRTDGLVSALRLLEPRLTRLTVLVTAGAPMIHGGIGLRELMPLPVMGQGMVHLCAILLAIANAPGGTLLIDEIENGLHHAALPQVFQAIGEAARAYDVQLFATTHSWETIRAAHTAFSAGPIYDLQLCRLERTRETIKPAIYDQEALEAALKYDLEVR
- a CDS encoding HigA family addiction module antidote protein — its product is MPMENPPHPGEIIRDLYLEPLALTVTQAAAGLGVTRKTFSLLLNGHAGISPEMAVRLSKAFGRTPESWLQLQMQYDLAQVNQRVNLAQIKSFVVSTDAVVAVGG
- a CDS encoding glycosyltransferase family 2 protein, with the protein product MSDSRPGLRLAIIIVNWNVRQLLAGCLTAIAASQRPPGQSWEVWVVDNASADGSADMVASEFPWAHLLRSAENLGFARGNNAALRQIGFDAAFTPPAADALPDFVLLLNPDTAVSPTAVSAMVQFLADHPNAGGCGAQLAYDDGRFQHGAFRFPDLWQLFFDFFPLHGRLLASRLNGRYPRAWYAAGQPFPIDAALGAALMVAGQAIEAVGLLDERYFMYCEEIDWCWRLHDAGWPLWCVPAARVIHFEGQSTRQFRGEMIVALWRSRLRLYAIRYSPLRRRVARAIVRVGMTLESRRARQQSARGTLTAAELALRLDAYGRVAALARS
- a CDS encoding glycosyltransferase family 2 protein, which translates into the protein MTPSLTVVILTKNEARHITDCIASAAWADRVVVSDSFSDDGTPALAQAAGAQVMQRPFEGWARQRNHALDAVEADWIFFLDADERITPELATELRAVIQRSEVGWWAPRHNFIVGKRMGHAGWYPDYQLRLLKRGAARYDLSRPVHEVVELDGAEGHLRHHLLHYNYDSWAQFHAKQARYAAYEAGILKQRGLRPRFHNYILQPLREFRRRYITLSGWRDGWHGLRLSALMAYYTYVTYVDLAKLWRTSAAQQ
- a CDS encoding low molecular weight protein arginine phosphatase yields the protein MKRVLFVCTGNVCRSPMATGLLRHRLQELGLADQVSVASAGVYALVGQPASANAVTTLAQRGIDIGDHVAHSLEIADVKTADIVLVMEEAHRRSIFYTTPQHLGKVYLLTEMSGQHHDVKDPYGQPLPEYERCAQELTQLIDQGMPQILRRLGLAAKS
- the raiA gene encoding ribosome-associated translation inhibitor RaiA, with the translated sequence MELHITGKNVEITDWLQQYVEKKVGRLDRYLPDIQEARVELTTQNSRRAGDRQVAQVTLRSNGSILRAEEKSDDMFASIDAVVDKINRQVKRYKDKRQRGRGRELERAEQMQSAAEEMESMAAEEGVTSGRIVRTKRFPISPMGPEEAAEQMELLGHDFFVFFNVDDNRVNVIYRRADGDFGLLQPEMA
- a CDS encoding ComF family protein, with protein sequence MSNRQHQIPGMILPQPTTNDGASPRGFSWASLSQTLLDMLFPPRCVSCEQRGQPGGRLCLACRRTVTRLAPPWCERCGQPGINGRSCASCAQQTPALSGIRAALLFEGPVRPAIHALKYKQARDLARPLAELMLPSWRHLPQPPDAIVPVPLHPARERERGYNQSQLLAAVIGPAVGVPVDGSLLVRTRQTTPQVTLQAQARRENVADAFGIRPEQANLAPGRRFVLIDDVCTTGSTLGACAAALVAAGAQQVWAFTLARARWSSHTPAHALLDDQPSP
- a CDS encoding response regulator transcription factor, which codes for MAEKRTIRILIVEDHPLFGQGLRRVLELEPDFTVVGEIADGQVAVDKAPQLKPDVILMDINLPSLNGLQATRLIKTNNETIAVIVLTAYHDDEQLFHALRAGAAAYFPKDVMPSELVTAVRAAAAGNFVIEDIIMGRPQVAQWIRKHFEELAVFGESADEMFVPLSPREMEILQYITRGASNKEIARELGISRQTVKNHMSSILRKLAVNDRTQAAVLALRRGWVRLQDTTADA